Proteins encoded within one genomic window of Desulfomonile tiedjei:
- the carA gene encoding glutamine-hydrolyzing carbamoyl-phosphate synthase small subunit, translated as MKATLMLADGTVFRGTSFGAPGERVGEVVFNTAITGYQEILTDPSYRGQIVTMTYPHIGNTGVNFEDNEAVRPFLSGFVVKEYCPHPSNWRKNQDLHDFLIKYGIMAIDGIDTRKLTRNLRETGAKKGIVSTEDHDSESLLKKVRAYPDIEGLDLVREVTCSEPYDWDEGTWQWNAEPKRNTGQFRVAAYDSGIKQNILRLLVDSGAKVRVFPAFATSDEILEYDPDGVFLSNGPGDPESVPYLIQNVRNLIGKKPIFGICLGHQILGLALGGRTFKLTFGHHGANHPVRRFDTGQVEITSQNHNFAVDPESVRSECDITHINLNDQTVEGMAHRKYPVFSIQYHPEASPGPHDSRYLFERFKKMIEKS; from the coding sequence ATGAAAGCGACTTTAATGCTGGCCGACGGTACAGTCTTTCGGGGAACGTCTTTCGGCGCTCCAGGGGAAAGAGTCGGAGAAGTGGTTTTTAATACGGCGATCACCGGTTACCAGGAGATACTGACGGACCCGTCGTATCGAGGGCAGATAGTAACAATGACCTATCCCCATATAGGCAATACCGGGGTAAATTTCGAAGATAACGAGGCCGTCAGACCTTTCTTGTCGGGATTTGTCGTCAAGGAATACTGCCCTCACCCGAGCAACTGGCGCAAGAACCAGGATCTCCACGACTTCTTGATCAAATACGGGATAATGGCTATCGACGGTATCGATACCAGAAAACTCACCAGGAACCTGAGGGAAACCGGGGCAAAAAAAGGCATAGTGTCCACGGAGGATCACGATTCAGAAAGCCTGCTGAAAAAGGTTCGAGCCTACCCCGACATCGAAGGGCTGGATTTGGTGCGGGAAGTCACATGCTCCGAGCCGTACGACTGGGATGAAGGGACCTGGCAATGGAACGCGGAGCCAAAAAGGAATACAGGACAATTCCGCGTGGCTGCTTACGATTCCGGCATAAAGCAGAATATCCTCAGGCTCTTGGTGGACTCGGGCGCCAAGGTCAGAGTATTTCCCGCGTTCGCCACCAGTGACGAGATCCTCGAGTACGACCCTGACGGAGTCTTCCTGTCCAATGGTCCGGGTGACCCCGAATCAGTGCCCTACCTGATTCAGAATGTCCGCAATCTCATTGGTAAGAAGCCCATCTTCGGCATTTGCCTGGGGCATCAGATCTTGGGCCTGGCTCTCGGCGGGAGGACCTTCAAGCTTACTTTCGGCCACCATGGTGCCAATCACCCGGTCAGGAGGTTCGATACCGGCCAGGTGGAAATCACGTCCCAGAATCATAACTTCGCTGTAGACCCTGAAAGTGTCCGTTCAGAGTGTGACATCACCCACATCAACCTCAACGATCAGACCGTGGAAGGGATGGCGCACAGGAAATACCCTGTTTTTTCGATACAGTATCATCCAGAGGCTTCGCCGGGACCGCATGACTCCCGGTACCTTTTCGAAAGATTCAAGAAAATGATCGAAAAGTCCTGA
- a CDS encoding LL-diaminopimelate aminotransferase, with protein sequence MRFSRRVLDTPPYLFHLIDEKRKAVQEKGIDVISLAIGDPDQPTPGFVLDLMAEEMRDPRNHVYPSYKGEADFCEAVAHWFGRRFGVELDPRSEIMAVIGSKDAISHLPFVFLDPGDTAIVTDPGYPVYEVAIGFAGGKVARVPLQEESGFLPDLDAIDPRVADKSKIMFVNYPNNPTSAVADQTFFEKLVEFARKHGIVILADNAYSEVYFEEEDRPISIMEIPGAKETAIEIHTFSKTFNMTGWRIGFVTGSKQLIDAFLTLKSNFDSGVFMAIQRTAARALGHPDAEGFNKARTTLFKKRRDRIAKSLDDLGLKFQLPRASYYFWVHVPEPYTSSVEFCADLLEKQGLVVTPGVGYGPSGESFFRVSMTSPDEKIGQGMARLGHFMKGLR encoded by the coding sequence ATGAGGTTTTCGAGGAGGGTTCTTGATACCCCGCCTTATTTATTTCATCTGATTGATGAGAAACGCAAGGCTGTCCAGGAAAAGGGCATTGACGTGATTTCTCTTGCAATTGGCGACCCTGATCAACCAACCCCAGGCTTCGTCCTCGATCTCATGGCCGAAGAAATGCGGGACCCTCGCAATCACGTCTACCCGAGTTACAAAGGTGAAGCGGATTTCTGTGAGGCTGTGGCTCACTGGTTTGGCCGGCGTTTCGGGGTTGAACTGGACCCTCGCAGCGAAATCATGGCGGTAATCGGGTCAAAGGATGCGATCTCCCACCTGCCGTTTGTGTTCCTGGACCCGGGGGACACAGCGATCGTCACCGATCCCGGCTACCCTGTCTATGAGGTGGCAATAGGGTTCGCGGGCGGAAAGGTCGCCCGAGTGCCGCTTCAGGAAGAAAGCGGATTCCTCCCTGACCTGGATGCAATAGACCCGCGCGTAGCGGACAAATCAAAAATAATGTTCGTCAACTATCCGAACAACCCGACCTCGGCTGTGGCTGACCAAACCTTTTTCGAGAAACTCGTGGAGTTCGCAAGAAAGCACGGCATAGTGATCCTGGCTGATAACGCCTATTCCGAGGTCTACTTCGAGGAGGAAGACCGGCCCATAAGTATTATGGAGATTCCCGGAGCCAAAGAAACCGCCATAGAGATTCACACTTTTTCAAAAACGTTTAACATGACAGGATGGAGAATAGGCTTTGTCACTGGAAGCAAGCAACTGATAGACGCCTTTCTGACCCTGAAGTCGAATTTTGATTCGGGCGTTTTCATGGCCATCCAGAGGACGGCGGCACGGGCGTTGGGGCATCCGGACGCCGAAGGCTTCAACAAAGCGAGGACCACGCTTTTCAAGAAGCGCCGCGACCGCATAGCCAAAAGTTTGGACGACCTTGGGCTCAAGTTTCAACTCCCGCGGGCAAGCTACTATTTTTGGGTGCACGTTCCCGAACCTTACACTTCTTCCGTGGAGTTTTGCGCGGACCTGCTCGAGAAGCAAGGGCTGGTGGTGACACCCGGCGTGGGGTACGGACCCAGTGGAGAGAGCTTTTTCAGGGTCTCCATGACCTCCCCGGATGAAAAGATCGGACAGGGTATGGCAAGACTGGGACATTTTATGAAGGGACTAAGATGA
- a CDS encoding sigma-70 family RNA polymerase sigma factor, giving the protein MLLISVFNAETDEDRDVVRRCLQGEREAFDILVEKYYKKIYNLSYRFVGDSEEANDLAQEIFTAAYQNLKKFRGDAKFSTWLFQIATNRGKNRFKYLKRRGYFANRGQSDGDDDRDALKKAIPDLSTNPETLLAGKQIQKIVQDAINELDPDHKEIVILRDIEGFSYDEIAKMLDLPEGTTKSRLHRARMVVKEKLKKVLS; this is encoded by the coding sequence ATGCTCCTGATCTCGGTTTTCAACGCAGAAACTGACGAAGATCGAGATGTTGTGCGGAGATGCCTACAGGGTGAGCGAGAGGCGTTCGATATCCTTGTTGAAAAGTATTACAAGAAGATCTATAACCTCTCCTACAGATTTGTGGGAGACTCAGAGGAAGCAAACGACTTAGCACAAGAGATTTTCACGGCGGCCTATCAGAATCTGAAGAAGTTCAGGGGTGATGCAAAATTCTCGACGTGGCTGTTTCAAATCGCCACAAACAGAGGAAAGAACAGGTTCAAGTACCTAAAGCGCCGCGGGTACTTCGCCAATCGAGGACAATCGGACGGCGACGATGATCGGGATGCGCTGAAAAAGGCCATACCTGATTTGTCTACCAATCCCGAGACCTTGTTGGCGGGAAAACAGATTCAGAAGATTGTTCAGGATGCAATCAACGAACTCGACCCTGATCACAAAGAGATAGTGATTCTCAGGGACATCGAAGGGTTCTCATACGATGAAATAGCCAAGATGCTTGATCTTCCGGAAGGAACCACCAAATCTCGCCTGCATAGGGCGCGGATGGTTGTAAAAGAAAAATTGAAGAAGGTCCTGTCATGA
- a CDS encoding zf-HC2 domain-containing protein: MSDCDRISALFGDVYDEQMDGESKKVFDQHLHHCPGCREDMKWYGITVRALTNLEQVSPPPNFVAQVNARLQSSPASSSFLDFFKNFFSSTPYLPLPAGVAALAFVAVIGIVVYNQQYMEIVPSVAYSGPTQTAAVRSTAEARSAVGGTATLPANQMQVSGVLTQASETSPSSPAGTLPLYSMAPPSSFQSNLGIRGESLATIADRMGADNLTVESPSIDIALESLKKILPNIQGQLVDQRTPGNGGVVVGVLIPPSAYGRLTTELINHGAVETGAGSEAQPVAPLKKEGNNVLLYIRFVRTP; encoded by the coding sequence ATGAGTGATTGTGATCGAATCAGCGCTTTATTCGGGGATGTCTATGACGAGCAAATGGACGGGGAGAGCAAGAAGGTTTTTGACCAACATCTTCACCACTGTCCTGGCTGTCGAGAAGACATGAAATGGTACGGAATTACGGTGCGAGCACTGACCAACCTCGAGCAGGTCTCCCCGCCACCGAATTTCGTAGCCCAAGTCAACGCGAGACTCCAATCATCACCCGCCTCCTCCTCATTTCTGGATTTTTTCAAGAACTTCTTTTCTTCCACGCCCTATTTGCCATTACCAGCGGGAGTAGCAGCTCTCGCGTTCGTGGCTGTCATCGGAATTGTTGTGTATAATCAGCAATATATGGAGATAGTGCCTTCCGTGGCATATAGTGGTCCCACTCAAACCGCGGCAGTCAGGTCCACGGCGGAGGCCAGGAGCGCGGTTGGAGGCACAGCGACCCTTCCGGCGAACCAGATGCAGGTTTCAGGCGTCCTCACCCAGGCGTCCGAGACCTCGCCTTCGAGTCCCGCCGGAACCCTTCCCCTTTATTCAATGGCACCCCCCAGTTCATTTCAAAGCAACCTAGGAATCAGAGGCGAGAGTCTTGCCACTATCGCGGACAGGATGGGTGCGGATAACCTGACAGTCGAAAGCCCGAGTATTGACATCGCCCTGGAATCGCTGAAGAAAATATTACCCAATATTCAAGGTCAGCTTGTTGACCAAAGGACCCCCGGCAACGGAGGCGTTGTAGTGGGTGTTCTTATTCCCCCCAGCGCGTACGGTCGCCTTACCACCGAACTGATCAACCACGGCGCGGTCGAAACCGGTGCGGGCTCGGAAGCCCAGCCTGTGGCCCCTCTGAAGAAGGAAGGCAACAACGTCCTGCTCTACATTCGATTCGTTCGTACCCCCTAG